A portion of the Gadus macrocephalus chromosome 10, ASM3116895v1 genome contains these proteins:
- the LOC132466397 gene encoding ankyrin repeat and SOCS box protein 12-like isoform X2, with the protein MNQAVSGDDAPQLARLLAQESYRRCINCRSGWGIPLTPLRAAASRGHLGCLEVLLQHGAEVDSLDVKAQTPLFTAVSGKHLDCVVALLKAGADPNGSPYNNSSPVLTAAREGDVEVLQELLSYGAEVDARSKVPEWATNATACRGSLYISAVYGHLDCFKLLLLHGANPDYNCTDEKMLGRIKQPKTVLDMCLRYGCGVEYVQLLVDFGADVYLPTLIVDKMTKQNEALVLLLKERVHPKTLMSQTRITIRRHLPFANKEPIIERLDIPQILRKYLNHVALNI; encoded by the exons ATGAACCAGGCGGTGAGCGGGGACGACGCGCCCCAGCTCGCCCGCCTCCTGGCCCAGGAGAGCTACAGGCGGTGCATCAACTGCCGCAGCGGATGGGGGATACCCCTGACGCCTCTCCGGGCCGCGGCCTCCCGGGGACACCTCGGGTGCCTggaggtgttgctgcagcacGGGGCGGAG gtggaCAGCCTGGATGTGAAGGCCCAGACGCCGCTGTTCACAGCAGTGAGCGGGAAGCACCTGGACTGCGTGGTGGCCCTGCTCAAAGCGGGCGCCGACCCCAACGGCAGCCCGTACAACAACAGCTCCCCGGTGCTGACCGCCGCCCGCGAGGGGGACGTGGAGGTGCTCCAGGAGCTGTTGAGCTACGGCGCCGAGGTCGACGCGAGGTCCAAGGTCCCCGAGTGGGCCACCAACGCCACGGCCTGCAGGGGGTCCCTGTACATCTCGGCCGTGTACGGCCACCTGGACTGCTTCAAGCTATTGCTGCTCCACGGGGCCAACCCCGACTACAACTGCACGGACGAGAAGATGCTGGGACGGATCAAGCAGCCCAAGACCGTGTTGGATATGTGTCTCCGGTACGGGTGCGGCGTGGAGTACGTGCAGCTGCTCGTGGACTTTGGGGCAGACGTGTATTTACCCACGCTGATCGTTGACAAGATGACGAAGCAGAACGAAGCCTTGGTGTTGCTGCTTAAGGAAAGAG tTCACCCCAAAACGCTGATGTCACAGACCCGGATAACGATCCGAAGACACCTGCCTTTCGCCAATAAAGAGCCAATCATTGAACGCTTGGACATTCCTCAGATTCTCAGGAAATATTTGAACCATGTCGCCTTGAATATATGA
- the LOC132466397 gene encoding ankyrin repeat and SOCS box protein 12-like isoform X1, translating to MSLMDISKIFSLLQPREEEDEEGQLCEEMNQAVSGDDAPQLARLLAQESYRRCINCRSGWGIPLTPLRAAASRGHLGCLEVLLQHGAEVDSLDVKAQTPLFTAVSGKHLDCVVALLKAGADPNGSPYNNSSPVLTAAREGDVEVLQELLSYGAEVDARSKVPEWATNATACRGSLYISAVYGHLDCFKLLLLHGANPDYNCTDEKMLGRIKQPKTVLDMCLRYGCGVEYVQLLVDFGADVYLPTLIVDKMTKQNEALVLLLKERVHPKTLMSQTRITIRRHLPFANKEPIIERLDIPQILRKYLNHVALNI from the exons ATGAGTCTGATGGACATCTCCAAGATCTTCTCCCTGCTGCagcccagggaggaggaggacgaggagggccaGCTGTGTGAGGAGATGAACCAGGCGGTGAGCGGGGACGACGCGCCCCAGCTCGCCCGCCTCCTGGCCCAGGAGAGCTACAGGCGGTGCATCAACTGCCGCAGCGGATGGGGGATACCCCTGACGCCTCTCCGGGCCGCGGCCTCCCGGGGACACCTCGGGTGCCTggaggtgttgctgcagcacGGGGCGGAG gtggaCAGCCTGGATGTGAAGGCCCAGACGCCGCTGTTCACAGCAGTGAGCGGGAAGCACCTGGACTGCGTGGTGGCCCTGCTCAAAGCGGGCGCCGACCCCAACGGCAGCCCGTACAACAACAGCTCCCCGGTGCTGACCGCCGCCCGCGAGGGGGACGTGGAGGTGCTCCAGGAGCTGTTGAGCTACGGCGCCGAGGTCGACGCGAGGTCCAAGGTCCCCGAGTGGGCCACCAACGCCACGGCCTGCAGGGGGTCCCTGTACATCTCGGCCGTGTACGGCCACCTGGACTGCTTCAAGCTATTGCTGCTCCACGGGGCCAACCCCGACTACAACTGCACGGACGAGAAGATGCTGGGACGGATCAAGCAGCCCAAGACCGTGTTGGATATGTGTCTCCGGTACGGGTGCGGCGTGGAGTACGTGCAGCTGCTCGTGGACTTTGGGGCAGACGTGTATTTACCCACGCTGATCGTTGACAAGATGACGAAGCAGAACGAAGCCTTGGTGTTGCTGCTTAAGGAAAGAG tTCACCCCAAAACGCTGATGTCACAGACCCGGATAACGATCCGAAGACACCTGCCTTTCGCCAATAAAGAGCCAATCATTGAACGCTTGGACATTCCTCAGATTCTCAGGAAATATTTGAACCATGTCGCCTTGAATATATGA